The Aquamicrobium sp. DNA segment AACCGTCACAGCCCGGCCATGAACGCTTCAATTGAGCCCGAAGCAGACATTGAAATGAACGGACCGCAGATGACTCATTGATAGCTACTCGCTGCATGCCTAATGATAGCGGCGGGAGGGGCGACAAGTGAGAATCAAAACCATTGAGATTGGCAATTTCAAAGCCATCGACGCGACGAAGGTCGATCTAGTAGACTTCAATGTGATTGTTGGGGCGAATGGCTCTGGCAAAAGCTCCGTACTGCAAGCCATGCACTGGATGTTTCAGTCGGGGCGCAACCGTGGAGTTGAGGCCCGCTCAAAGCCGTCCGATGGTGTCACGCTTTCCGAAAAAAATGCCACATACATGCCATCCCCGGACTATCGAAACGCCGGTCATTCGTCAGAATATGGTAACAAGACGGGCACCCCTCAGCTTGATATGAGCGTAGTGGCTGTCATGGAAGATGGCTCTGAGGTGACAGCGGAGCTTTGGATCAAGTCAGCTCGCAACGAGGGTATCCTAGTTCATATTCCCAGCGGCAATGCGTTCATCACTAAGCTTCGAGACTCATCGAGAGAGTTTAGCGCGTACATTCCCGGTTTAGCCGGCATTCCTCTCAGCGAGGAGAAGCGAAGTCGAGCAATCGTTCACCGCTTGGCCGCAGCTGGCGACGCCAATACAGTCTTACGCAACGTCCTCCACCTCCTAAAAGGCACTGAAATCGACGGCAAGAATGGCCTCAAGCTGCTTGAAGAGTACGTGTCGCAGGTAATGGAGAAAATCTCGCTCAACGTGGAGTTCACCGACGAACGGGACTCCACGATTTCAGCCCGCTTTACGACGGCTGATATGCAATTGTCAGAGAAGAAATGGAAGCCACTCGAACTCGCTGGTGTTGGCTTCCTGCAGGTCATTCAGATATTTGCCTACCTCCTTTATTTTCGGCCCGCCTTGTTGCTGGTTGATGAACCTGACGCCCATCTACATCCCACAGCGCAAGAGCGGTTGGTGCCGGTATTGGTGGCGGCGTCTCAGAGAACGGATACACAAGTTGTTCTGACAACCCATAGCCCATCCGTGGTTCGTGCCCTTCCAAGTGGTGCGCAAGTCATTTGGATGAAGGAAGGGAAGGTTCAGGATGGCGGTGATACCGAAGGCCGGCAGTTAATGGGCTGGGGTCTGTTGGATCGCAAAATCCTCATGCTGACGGAGGATGAAGATGCCGGCATGATAAGAACGCTACTGTCTCAGTGGCCCCACCTTGACCGCGCCGTCGCCGTTTGGCCAGTGCGCGGATCAGGGAAAGTGCCTGAAGCGGAGGTCATCAAAGACTTTATTGAACTCACCGCTGGCAGCCTAAAGGTTGTGATACATCGAGACCGTGATTTTCTGATGCCCGGCGAGTTAGGCGTTCTTGGCGGTCCGTATGCCGACAAAGGTCATGTCGTTTGGTTCACGAAGTGCTCAGACATGGAAGCATACTGGACCAATGAACAGGCGATCGCTTCGCATTTCGGAATCCCCGAAGAAGCTGCCAGCCAATTACTGAATGACGCAGTCGCGGAAGCTTCGGCAAATGATGTCGCGCTAGAAATGCGCCGCCGAAAACGCAACGATGCTGCAAACAAGTTCAATAAAAAAGGCAGTCTACCGCAATTCAGCGACTCAGAGGTTGAAGCGGAGGCCGCTAAGCATGGAAAACAGTACGCAGTTCTCGGAAAAAATCTGCGAAATGCGATCCGCAGCGTAGCGCATAGGGCGGGCCTGAAAGGGGGGCAGAGCTACTCATTAATTGTTCCCGTAGCCTTGTCGGGCCAAATGGCTGACGACTTGCGGGATTTGCTTGAAGGTGTGCTCAACAGCTAGAACTATACACGGTGTCTCGCGCGGGACGCTCTTTGTTGCTAGTGAAAATTAGACAAACGCCCCTATGCCCGATTGGCAGCTAGCGCTTCAACCATAACAACCACCCGCTCAAGATCATCGCTTCGTAATGCAGCTAGAGCAGCCATCGCACGCTGCCGGGCCAAGTCCGCTGGTGCCTCCTTCGGGGCCTGGCCGGTCAAGAGGTCATTAGGTGTAGTAGCCAGAACAGACGCTATCCTCACGAGCGTGGCGAGATCCGGTTCACGCCGGCCACTAACGTAATTTCCGTATCGACGCTCGCTCAGGCCAGCACGCCGGGCAACTTCTGCGTTGGAGAGGCCAAGTTCCCCTGCGCGCTTCCTGAGATTCGCTGCAAATAGCTCCATAAGAACGAATTGTTCATGACATCCCCCACGGGGCTATGTACGTTCTGGCGTCATCTATAACGCCATTTCGTGGGGCATGGGGTGAAGCATCAATACGTCGGGGACATCAACGACTACCGGAAGTATGCGCTGTTGCGGGCGCTGTCTGTGGGCGGCGCGAACCGCATCGGCGTGTGCTGGATGCTGACGCCAGACGATGGTGGCACGGACGGCGGCAAGCTGAGCTACCTGAAGCAGCCTGATCGCTTCCGCCATTTCGACCCCGAGC contains these protein-coding regions:
- a CDS encoding ATP-dependent endonuclease, translated to MRIKTIEIGNFKAIDATKVDLVDFNVIVGANGSGKSSVLQAMHWMFQSGRNRGVEARSKPSDGVTLSEKNATYMPSPDYRNAGHSSEYGNKTGTPQLDMSVVAVMEDGSEVTAELWIKSARNEGILVHIPSGNAFITKLRDSSREFSAYIPGLAGIPLSEEKRSRAIVHRLAAAGDANTVLRNVLHLLKGTEIDGKNGLKLLEEYVSQVMEKISLNVEFTDERDSTISARFTTADMQLSEKKWKPLELAGVGFLQVIQIFAYLLYFRPALLLVDEPDAHLHPTAQERLVPVLVAASQRTDTQVVLTTHSPSVVRALPSGAQVIWMKEGKVQDGGDTEGRQLMGWGLLDRKILMLTEDEDAGMIRTLLSQWPHLDRAVAVWPVRGSGKVPEAEVIKDFIELTAGSLKVVIHRDRDFLMPGELGVLGGPYADKGHVVWFTKCSDMEAYWTNEQAIASHFGIPEEAASQLLNDAVAEASANDVALEMRRRKRNDAANKFNKKGSLPQFSDSEVEAEAAKHGKQYAVLGKNLRNAIRSVAHRAGLKGGQSYSLIVPVALSGQMADDLRDLLEGVLNS
- a CDS encoding helix-turn-helix domain-containing protein — its product is MELFAANLRKRAGELGLSNAEVARRAGLSERRYGNYVSGRREPDLATLVRIASVLATTPNDLLTGQAPKEAPADLARQRAMAALAALRSDDLERVVVMVEALAANRA